In Chryseobacterium sp., the genomic window TGGTGGATTGAAGGGCTTTGTTCATATCCTTACTGTCATGAAGTAATTCTCCAATGAATACTCCTGCAAACATTCCGATCAGAAAGCCTAATGGAATAGGAATAAATATTCCGACAATCGTTCCGATCACTGATCCAATACTTCCCCAGCGCGTGCCGCCATATTTTCTGTTGGTTCTGGCAGGAATCACATAGCTCAGCACTACAGAAGCAGCAGTAAGAATTCCGAATGCCCAGATATAGAGCATAGAAAGGTCTGCATCAGTTCCGAATTTATAGATTAGGAGCCCGCAGATACTTAACAACAGCCCGGGCAGTACCGGCAGAAAGGTTCCCAGTATTCCGATAAATAATAAAATAAGACAGAGAATATTAATAATTGTATGATCCATTCCTAAAAAATATAATATAGATGCAATATAAAAAAAGTGGCCCTATAAAAAGCCACCTTTATATTTTAATTAAAAAAAATTATTACAGATTTAAGATAACATATTCCAAAATAGGGGCGGTCTCACCAATATTTCCGGTTGCATGATTATGGAAGGTGGTATAATAAATATTCCCGTTGTTGGAATTTCCCGTACACGGGCCTAAAGTATCTCCATGTGTCTGATGGGCATTCCAGGCATTCTGATTAATTGTAATCGTAATGTTATTATCATTTGGAATATGATGGCAGATCGTAATATGATTGTTGTTTAACGAAGTTCCTACCGGGGTCTGAGGTGCGGATGGATTCGTATAATGACCCGTTCTGATCATTAAAGGTTCATTTCCTTTTTGTACCAGGACTTCCCAGAATGCGGGATCATAGTTTTGAATTTTCTCCCAGGCCCCCATATCATATTCAATATCCAGAGCATTAAACCCTATGGCGGTTGCCAAAGAGGCATTGGAAACACTGCAATTGGAATAAGTACCTGCCGTGCCGGTGTCTTTTAAACAAAGAAGATTGTCATTGATGAACCCTCCGGGTGCAGTACAGTGTTCGGTATTGGTATTTCCTCCTACCAGATAAGCGGAAGCCCAGTCTGAACTGTAAATGCTTCCTCCGTTGCTTACAAAAGTGGACAGATTACTGTACACATTGTAGTCATTACCGGGAGTGGGAGTTCCGGTCTGTGTATAATTACGGGAGCCGCAATTCAGGAAAATAATATCATACTGTGCAATGGTATTCAGGTTTTTTAAATCCTGATAAGTGATTTCTGTAACCGTATATCCCAGCCTGGTAATGATGGATTCTATTTCATCATAACTGCCTTTTACATAGGCCATTTTTGCCACCTGATTCAGTTTGGAATCTGCCGCAGCCACGGTAAAGGTTTCATTTTTTTTAATGGTAACGGGAATTTCAGTCCTGAAGTTCTGGCCGTCACCGGTCTGAATGTGAAGCGTTGTATTGCCTTCCGGAGCGGTTAAGCTAAACTTACCATCGGAATCAGAATAGGTATGGTAAACCCTGTTTTCCTGGTCAATGGTAAATACAAGAGTCCCGCCGATGGGCTTTGTTCCGTTTTTGGCGAATATTGTGCCCTCTACTTTTCCGTTTTGAGGAACACTGGGAGTGAACTCTTCAGAAGCAATGGAATGATCTCCTTTGCAGTTGGCTAAAAATACTAATACACAGAGCATCATTAATAGGTAGTTTTTGTTTCATATTGAATTGATTTTGATGGGTTTAGTTTCTATCAAATTAAAAAAATAATTAATATAAAAACATTGAATGTGTTATTTTTTTAATTTAATTAATTTATTTTTAGTTTTTTATAGTTTATTTTTCAGTGTTTATGATAGAATTTAGGATTTTATTATTGTGCAGGATTTTTTACCAGATATTGGCCCGCTGATATTTTTTTGGGCTGAAAATTGATAGTGAATAGTAAAAATCGTCATTCTAATTTTATAAATTTGCTGTCAATGAAAGATAACCTACAGGAAACCAAAAACTATTTGCAGGAAATAAGCGAACAGTTATACATTTATATCACCCAGATATCACCTTCAGGGCTGGACTGGATTGTTCATATTATTGTAAAACTTGCTTTGCTTTGTGCGGTATTTTTGGTTGTTGATTTTGTTTTAAAGTTCGTTATCAATTCTGTTTTTCGCTTATTTCACAGTGAAGAAAAATTTCCGATCCTCAAATCTATCTACCAGTCTAAGATTACCAATTCTGTAGCTCATTTTTTTGCATTGATTATTGTGGGAGCCTTACAGGGATCCATATTTCCTGAGGGAGCACTTCCCAAAACCACAATTTTTATTATACGAAGTGTTAATTTGGGATTGGTGCTGATCCTTGCCGGAATGCTTTATCGATCACTGGCAGCATTCAGGAATTATTTTGCGATCAAGCAGGATTTTTATAAGATTATGGCCCTGAACGCTATTTCGGAAACTGTAAAGATCCTGGGAATCTTTATATTCACTGTAGTAGGGATTTGTGTGGTTTTTGGAATTAAAGGAACTACTATTGTAGGAAGTTTAGGGGCGATCACCGCGGTCCTGGTACTCGTTTTCAGAGATACTATCCTGGGATTTGTAACGGGATTACACGTGGCAACTTCTAAAAATTTAAAAGTAGGAGATTGGGTAAGTATTCCCAAATACAGCATTGAAGGAAATATTACTGATATAAGTCTTTTAACAACGAAGATCACCAATTTTGATAAAACGGTATCCACTATTCCGACTTATGATTTGCTGACCACGGAAATCAAAAACCTTCAGGTAATGTCTGAATCCAATACCAGAAGGATCAAAAAATCTATTTATTTCAATATCAATTCTTTTAAATTTTTAACGGATGAAGATATTGAAAGGCTGAAAGAAGTCAACCTGATTTCAGATTATCTTGAAGAAAAAAGTCTTGAGATTAAAAAGGAAAATGCGAGCCTGGAACATCGGGATAAGGTCGTTAACGGAAGACAGCTTACCAATATCGGGGTGTTCAGATATTATGCACAGAAGTATATAGAAAATGATCCGGATGTTGATAAACAGGGAACCCGAATGGTCCGCCAGCTGGACATCACACCCCAGGGGCTCCCTCTTGAAGTCTATTGCTTTGCGAATGATTCCAAATGGGAACGTTTCGAACAGATTCAGGCAGATATTTTTGATCACCTGCTGGTGGCTTCAAAAGAATTTGATCTTCAGGTAATGCAGGTAAGTATTAAAGTATAATAAGAAGAAGTTAGAAATTAGGGACTGGAAACTGGTTTTTAAAATCTTACTTTAAAAAATATAATAAAGAGTTAGAATCGGAAGGTGATCTTACCATAATAATGTAAGTCTGACATCTGAAATCTAACGTCTAACATCTTAAATAAAAATGACAAAATTAAGTGTAAACATTAATAAAATTGCGACATTAAGAAATGCGAGAGGAGGTGAGACGCCAAGTGTTACTGAAGCTGCTGTAAAGATCCAGGAATTCGGAGGGCAGGGAATTACGATCCACCCAAGGCCTGACGAAAGGCATATTACAAGAAAGGATGTGTATGATCTGAAGCCGCTTGTGACGACTGAATTTAATATTGAAGGAAACCCGCATCAGCAGTTTATTGATATGGTATTGGATGTAAAACCGGAACAGGTAACCCTGGTTCCTGACGCTGATGATGCCATTACTTCCAATGCAGGCTGGGATACAAAAAAACACCTGGATTATCTTACAGAGATCATCACTGCATTTAAAAACGAAGGGATTCGTACTTCTATTTTTCTTGATCCTTTACCGGAGCTGGTAGAATATGCAGCAAAAACCGGAGCGGACAGAATTGAGCTGTATACCGAAGCTTACGCAAAAAATTATGTAGCGAATAAAGAACAGGCTATACAACCTTATTACGATACTGCTGTGGTAGCTACAGAATTCGGATTGGGGATCAATGCCGGGCATGATTTAAGCTTGGATAATTTAAAATATTTTGCAGATAATATTCCCAATTTATTGGAAGTTTCCATCGGACATGCTTTGATTTCTGAAGCGCTTTATATGGGATTGGAAAATACGGTTCAGGCTTATTTGAAGAGACTGGCACAATGGTAAAATAGAGGTCGGAGGCTGGAGGTTCAGGTCCAATTAGTATGGCTGGGTTGATCATCTGGAATCTGATATCTGAAATCTATTATCAAAAAATTATGGAAATCTTAAACTCAAAAATATTCGGCGAAAATCTTACATCTACGCCGCTTTTGGTATTCCACGGATTGTTTGGAATGCTTGATAACTGGGGAAGTTTTGGAAAAGATCTGGGAGAATATCTTCCGGTACATCTGATCGATTTGAGAAATCACGGGCGAAGCTTTCATTCGGACAGTATGTCGCATGATGACCTGGCAGATGATATTGCCCGGTATATGGATCATTACGGTATTCAAAAAGCTCATGTTTTAGGACATTCCTTAGGAGGGAAAGCAGTGATGCAGTTTGCGATCAGGTATCCTGAAAGAATCGGGAAGCTGATTGTGGTGGATATTTCTCCAAAAGCTTATCCTCCGCACCATCAAGGCGTTATCAAAGCGCTGGAAAGTGTGGATTTCAATACGGTGGCTTCCAGGAATGAGGTAGAAGCTGTTCTTAATCAGTATATTCCGGAAAAATCTACAATTCAGTTTTTAACGAAAAACCTGTATTGGGATGATCATAAAAAGCTAAACTGGAGGTTTAACCTGAAGACCTTATCCGAAAAATATAATGAATTTGTTTCAAATGCTGTAAAATTTGGTGTTTTTAATGGCGATGCATTATTTATTGCAGGGGCTAAATCCAACTATATTCTGCCGCAGGATGAATATGGCATTAAACAGCAGTTCCCCAAGGCAAAGGTGGTTACCGTGAAAAATGCAGGACATTGGGTACAGGCGGAGAACCCTGTTGATTTTGCAAATGTTGTTAAAGAATTTCTTGATTTAGATTAAAATTATTCACATTATAATGGCATAATGTTAAAATTTTATTAAAGTCCACTATTATTTCTCCATGAGTTGAATTTTTTTGTACTTTGGATTGTCAAAAAAATAAAATTATTAACTTATGGAAAACAAGAATTCAAAAAAGAAACCGTTTTTTGCTACATTCCTTGAAAAACAGCTTAAAGACCCTGAAACCGTAAAAGGAGGTGCTATCACTTCAGTACTGGTAGACAATGTTACATCAGTGATCAAGGATAATATTACAACTTCAGCACTTGAAGACAGTGTTACGACACAGTCCAATGACAACGTAACGATGAAGTATCCATCTGACGGGGATGAAGCCGGGGATGTATTATAATGTAAACTAAATTATATCAAATCAAAAAACGAAATCATTATGAACAACAAAAATTCAAAAAAGAAGCCATTTTTCGCATCATTCCTGGAAAAACAATTGAAAGATCCGGAAACAGTAAAAGGAGGAGGAGATATCACAATTCCTGAAAGAGATGTGATTACAAAACCTAGTTTAGATATTGTAACCTCTCCGAAAGATGATATGATGCACACGATGAAATATCCTTCTGACGGAGATGATGATACTTTGACTGTTCCATTATAAAATCAATAGTATATTCATAAAATTAAATAGTAGGGAAACTTAAATAGTAAGTTTCCCTTTTAATAAAAACCGGCAAATGATTCTCTGCATTACCCATTCACAGGATTTTTATAATATCGATATCTTTTTTGAATACCTTACTTCCCAAAATATTTCTTATTTCAGATTGAATTCTGACCGTTTGAATCATCTTCAGAAAATCAGTATCAATGAAAGCTCATTTGAACTGACCGATGAGTCAGGAAATACAATCCATTCTGATAACATTAAAGGGGTATGGCACAGGAAAGCATGGAAAATAAGTATTCCGTCTGAGCTTGATGAAGACTATGAAAAAATTTTCCTGAATGAATACGGGTGCCTCCGATACAACCTCATGACTGTTTTACAAGATATTCCGTGGATCAATCCCTATGAAAATGAGAGGAAGGTCGATGGAAATAAAATGTTTCAGCTGAAAATTGCCCAAAAGAACAACCTGATCATTCCCCAAACCATTTTTTCCAATGATGAAAAGGCCATAACAGCCTTCTTTCACCAATACTGTCACGGAAAAGCTGTTGCCAAACTTCATAGCGTCCTCGGAAAAACAATGAACGGTGAAAACCAGCTGGCTACTACGGTGATTGAAGAAGATACGCTGGACTATATTTCAGATATTGCTTACTGCCCGATGATATTTCAGCCTTATATTGATAAAGAATATGAACTGAGAATAGTTTATGTGGACGGTGAGTTTTTTACAGGCAGGATCAATAACAGTGAAAATGCAGATTGGAGGGTAGCCCGCGAAGGTTATTTCTGGTCTGCCTATGACTTACCGGAAGACCTCAAAGTGAATCTGACCTCTATGATGAGGGAGATGGGCCTTTATTTGGGAGCTATTGATGTGATAAAAGGGAAGGACGGAAAGTATTATTTCCTGGAAGTGAATCCACAGGGAGAATGGGGGATGCTGCAAAAGGAGCTTGGCTATCCGATAGCACAGAGAATTGCCGATAATTTAATAAAAAGAATCAGTTTTCATGGACAAAATATTAATTATAACACATACTGCAGATAACTTTTCAATCGAAAAGGTAACAGAATATATTGAGAAAAACAATGCTGAGGTCATCCGTTTTGATGTAGATCTCTATCCTTTACAGAATAAATTGTCTACGATTTTCCAGGATGGAGAATGGGTAAGTGTTCTGGAGACC contains:
- a CDS encoding pyridoxine 5'-phosphate synthase, which gives rise to MTKLSVNINKIATLRNARGGETPSVTEAAVKIQEFGGQGITIHPRPDERHITRKDVYDLKPLVTTEFNIEGNPHQQFIDMVLDVKPEQVTLVPDADDAITSNAGWDTKKHLDYLTEIITAFKNEGIRTSIFLDPLPELVEYAAKTGADRIELYTEAYAKNYVANKEQAIQPYYDTAVVATEFGLGINAGHDLSLDNLKYFADNIPNLLEVSIGHALISEALYMGLENTVQAYLKRLAQW
- a CDS encoding mechanosensitive ion channel domain-containing protein; translation: MKDNLQETKNYLQEISEQLYIYITQISPSGLDWIVHIIVKLALLCAVFLVVDFVLKFVINSVFRLFHSEEKFPILKSIYQSKITNSVAHFFALIIVGALQGSIFPEGALPKTTIFIIRSVNLGLVLILAGMLYRSLAAFRNYFAIKQDFYKIMALNAISETVKILGIFIFTVVGICVVFGIKGTTIVGSLGAITAVLVLVFRDTILGFVTGLHVATSKNLKVGDWVSIPKYSIEGNITDISLLTTKITNFDKTVSTIPTYDLLTTEIKNLQVMSESNTRRIKKSIYFNINSFKFLTDEDIERLKEVNLISDYLEEKSLEIKKENASLEHRDKVVNGRQLTNIGVFRYYAQKYIENDPDVDKQGTRMVRQLDITPQGLPLEVYCFANDSKWERFEQIQADIFDHLLVASKEFDLQVMQVSIKV
- a CDS encoding DUF456 domain-containing protein codes for the protein MDHTIINILCLILLFIGILGTFLPVLPGLLLSICGLLIYKFGTDADLSMLYIWAFGILTAASVVLSYVIPARTNRKYGGTRWGSIGSVIGTIVGIFIPIPLGFLIGMFAGVFIGELLHDSKDMNKALQSTKGALIGFIYGTGFSFVVGVAMFLVVLLNMFNII
- a CDS encoding MvdC/MvdD family ATP grasp protein, translated to MILCITHSQDFYNIDIFFEYLTSQNISYFRLNSDRLNHLQKISINESSFELTDESGNTIHSDNIKGVWHRKAWKISIPSELDEDYEKIFLNEYGCLRYNLMTVLQDIPWINPYENERKVDGNKMFQLKIAQKNNLIIPQTIFSNDEKAITAFFHQYCHGKAVAKLHSVLGKTMNGENQLATTVIEEDTLDYISDIAYCPMIFQPYIDKEYELRIVYVDGEFFTGRINNSENADWRVAREGYFWSAYDLPEDLKVNLTSMMREMGLYLGAIDVIKGKDGKYYFLEVNPQGEWGMLQKELGYPIAQRIADNLIKRISFHGQNINYNTYCR
- a CDS encoding alpha/beta fold hydrolase, giving the protein MEILNSKIFGENLTSTPLLVFHGLFGMLDNWGSFGKDLGEYLPVHLIDLRNHGRSFHSDSMSHDDLADDIARYMDHYGIQKAHVLGHSLGGKAVMQFAIRYPERIGKLIVVDISPKAYPPHHQGVIKALESVDFNTVASRNEVEAVLNQYIPEKSTIQFLTKNLYWDDHKKLNWRFNLKTLSEKYNEFVSNAVKFGVFNGDALFIAGAKSNYILPQDEYGIKQQFPKAKVVTVKNAGHWVQAENPVDFANVVKEFLDLD
- a CDS encoding microviridin/marinostatin family tricyclic proteinase inhibitor; translation: MNNKNSKKKPFFASFLEKQLKDPETVKGGGDITIPERDVITKPSLDIVTSPKDDMMHTMKYPSDGDDDTLTVPL
- a CDS encoding microviridin/marinostatin family tricyclic proteinase inhibitor, yielding MENKNSKKKPFFATFLEKQLKDPETVKGGAITSVLVDNVTSVIKDNITTSALEDSVTTQSNDNVTMKYPSDGDEAGDVL